The Pseudodesulfovibrio sp. zrk46 genome contains a region encoding:
- a CDS encoding DUF169 domain-containing protein encodes MTMQSILDDTANFLEYLGLKEAPFGVYYSDTLPEKAYGPQKGTPISRELEDRQELDMQKVMKTFSCVMGNIWLARKKKGAAYISAEEYGCPGGVYYCSMMKPHLRFIEHYVSTGFENTPIHGERYMPNPDSMREFMLKVNPREATGKYCVFKPLPDFSDNQKPEFVIFFVRPEVLSGLFTQTIFATGDMECVVSPFGAGCTNIISWPLYYKGQGQEKAVIGGFDPSARKFMKTDELTFTISLDLYEKMLAALPESMFTHETDWKSVRKKVQRSAKAWGEETN; translated from the coding sequence ATGACGATGCAATCCATTTTAGACGATACCGCAAACTTCTTGGAATATCTTGGCCTGAAAGAAGCCCCCTTCGGCGTCTACTATTCAGACACATTACCGGAGAAAGCCTACGGCCCCCAAAAGGGGACACCCATTTCTCGCGAACTGGAAGACAGGCAGGAACTGGACATGCAGAAAGTGATGAAAACGTTCTCCTGCGTCATGGGCAACATTTGGCTAGCAAGGAAAAAGAAAGGTGCAGCATATATTTCTGCGGAGGAATACGGCTGCCCCGGTGGCGTATACTACTGTTCGATGATGAAGCCTCATCTCAGGTTCATTGAGCACTACGTATCTACCGGTTTTGAAAATACTCCCATACATGGAGAGCGGTACATGCCCAACCCCGACTCCATGCGTGAGTTCATGCTCAAGGTGAATCCCCGTGAAGCCACAGGTAAGTATTGCGTCTTCAAACCACTCCCTGACTTTTCTGACAACCAAAAGCCGGAATTCGTCATCTTCTTTGTGCGCCCCGAAGTGCTGAGCGGCCTCTTCACTCAGACCATCTTTGCAACCGGCGACATGGAGTGCGTCGTCTCCCCCTTTGGTGCAGGCTGTACAAATATTATAAGCTGGCCCCTCTATTACAAAGGTCAGGGTCAGGAAAAGGCAGTCATAGGAGGCTTTGATCCTTCTGCCAGAAAATTCATGAAAACTGATGAACTAACCTTCACTATATCCCTAGATCTATATGAGAAAATGTTGGCTGCTTTGCCCGAATCCATGTTTACCCACGAAACCGACTGGAAGAGCGTTCGTAAGAAAGTCCAACGCAGCGCCAAGGCATGGGGCGAAGAAACTAATTAA
- a CDS encoding LysR family transcriptional regulator: MKNSFLLTSIMVHEFLNDVPLLVEVAKQKSFTKAADILGIGVSTLSRRIKLLEGRMGVLLFYRDTRNVELTDNGAYLLDRCGFILEETQKAYDSVVMNMQKPSGLIRVCMFRDLYERLLKEAILDFAGIWPDIQIELTFVEHPVDMRTDPYDVAFLLGGSVAPSLLARKLLTIEPHLYASPALFKHYPIPKEPSDLHDLPCIVLQRFGCRWPMHNGSRQVLVEVQPQYSFSSVGLCLDFALAGHGVAMIREGDAEPDEKEGRLVRLLPEWSAGFVHDVSMVTGCRQLTKRVRLFMDHILASVSS, from the coding sequence ATGAAAAACTCTTTTCTACTGACGAGCATAATGGTGCATGAATTTTTAAATGACGTTCCACTATTGGTAGAAGTGGCTAAACAGAAGAGCTTTACCAAGGCTGCGGATATATTGGGAATTGGAGTCTCAACACTTTCCAGACGGATCAAGCTGTTAGAAGGGCGAATGGGCGTACTGCTTTTTTATCGGGATACTCGCAATGTCGAATTGACTGACAACGGTGCGTACCTGTTGGATCGTTGTGGGTTTATTCTTGAGGAAACGCAAAAGGCGTATGACTCGGTAGTCATGAATATGCAGAAACCGTCCGGCTTGATTCGTGTTTGCATGTTCCGGGACCTTTATGAACGCCTGCTCAAGGAGGCAATATTGGATTTTGCGGGCATTTGGCCGGATATCCAAATCGAATTGACTTTTGTTGAGCATCCTGTGGATATGCGTACTGATCCATACGACGTGGCCTTTCTACTCGGAGGCTCGGTAGCGCCATCCCTTCTTGCCCGGAAACTGCTCACCATCGAACCTCACCTCTACGCTTCGCCTGCTCTTTTCAAACATTATCCTATCCCCAAAGAGCCGAGCGATTTGCATGATCTGCCATGCATCGTCCTGCAGCGTTTTGGCTGTCGATGGCCCATGCATAACGGTAGCAGGCAGGTTCTTGTCGAGGTGCAGCCTCAGTACAGTTTTAGTTCTGTTGGGCTATGTCTAGATTTTGCATTGGCAGGCCATGGCGTTGCCATGATTCGTGAAGGCGATGCTGAGCCTGACGAAAAGGAGGGCCGCCTAGTACGCCTACTTCCTGAATGGAGCGCAGGCTTTGTCCACGACGTGAGCATGGTGACGGGTTGTAGACAGCTAACCAAAAGAGTCCGGCTGTTTATGGATCATATCCTTGCCTCGGTATCTTCATGA
- a CDS encoding AraC family transcriptional regulator, whose translation MLYNPGLCIVASGAKVGHLGGQSFHYDADNYLVVSVTMPFESESFPDEDEPLLGVYIDIDMGQLNDLIRQMDLQADFSDLEDKGYPLGIGPSTMDEDMKDAVTKLLKALRSEREAKILAPGLVREIYYRALCGSQAQVLYSLAKGNSSFAQVGSVISLMEGNYNEKLDVQQLAESAHMSVSAFHKAFKEITADSPLQYLKKIRLARAKDLIIQENMKAYLAADAVGYESPSQFSREFKRHFGQSPAEVIREIRSS comes from the coding sequence ATGTTGTACAATCCTGGTTTATGCATCGTTGCTTCGGGAGCCAAAGTCGGACATCTCGGCGGCCAATCCTTTCATTATGATGCAGACAACTATTTGGTAGTTTCCGTAACCATGCCTTTTGAAAGCGAGTCCTTTCCCGATGAAGACGAACCACTACTGGGCGTATACATTGATATTGATATGGGCCAGCTAAACGACCTGATCCGTCAAATGGACCTGCAGGCCGATTTCTCGGATTTGGAAGACAAGGGCTACCCGCTTGGTATCGGACCTTCCACTATGGATGAAGACATGAAGGACGCCGTGACTAAACTGCTCAAGGCACTTCGATCGGAACGAGAGGCCAAGATCCTTGCCCCAGGACTGGTTCGGGAAATATACTATCGCGCTTTATGCGGCAGTCAGGCGCAGGTGCTCTACTCTCTTGCCAAAGGCAATAGTTCGTTTGCCCAAGTAGGTAGCGTGATCAGCCTGATGGAAGGTAACTACAATGAAAAGCTGGATGTGCAGCAGTTGGCAGAATCCGCACACATGAGCGTGTCCGCTTTCCATAAGGCGTTCAAAGAAATTACTGCCGACTCCCCCCTGCAATATCTCAAAAAGATTCGCCTTGCTCGAGCAAAGGATCTCATCATTCAGGAAAACATGAAGGCTTACCTCGCAGCAGATGCCGTAGGATATGAGAGCCCATCCCAGTTCAGCCGAGAATTCAAGCGCCACTTCGGACAGAGTCCGGCAGAGGTCATTCGTGAGATACGATCGTCTTAA
- a CDS encoding iron-containing alcohol dehydrogenase produces MNFEFQNPTRIIFGAGTITRLGEVVSEYGRKALIVTGGGSVKRSGVFDNVVASLKAAGIEYAECSDVEPNPRITSVSRGADIVRAEGCDVIVVLGGGSVMDASKVISAAALYDGNPWDMILHGQEEVYVPTEALPVITVPTLAATGSEVNCGAVITNEETTVKSFIQIPLLYPKVAVMDPELTVSVPKDQTAYGVCDLITHVTESYLNGVDNTPVQDRLAEGVIHTAMEWGPKAIADGNDVEARAQVMWAASVALIGWAQVGTDAPYPVHMMEHTVSAYHDITHAAGLSIINPAWMRFAVKSNTAKYVQFAERLFGLQAKSEGDLDCALEGINRFEEFLRSIDCPTRFSELGITDELFETYAKDTLKIVSDGKGNLPGRPFLSVDDMIEIFRAAL; encoded by the coding sequence ATGAACTTTGAATTTCAAAACCCGACTCGTATTATTTTTGGAGCCGGAACAATTACTCGCCTTGGAGAAGTGGTCAGTGAATATGGAAGGAAAGCTCTGATCGTTACTGGTGGTGGTAGCGTCAAGCGTAGCGGCGTGTTTGATAATGTTGTCGCAAGTCTGAAAGCGGCAGGAATTGAATATGCTGAATGCTCCGACGTTGAGCCCAATCCGCGTATCACCTCCGTTTCCCGCGGTGCCGATATCGTTCGTGCTGAAGGCTGCGACGTGATCGTTGTTCTGGGGGGAGGCAGTGTCATGGACGCTTCCAAGGTTATTTCCGCTGCCGCACTCTACGATGGCAACCCTTGGGATATGATTCTCCATGGTCAGGAAGAGGTCTACGTCCCGACCGAGGCACTTCCTGTGATCACAGTCCCCACGCTGGCAGCAACCGGTTCCGAAGTGAACTGCGGTGCGGTTATTACTAACGAAGAAACAACGGTTAAATCCTTCATTCAGATTCCGCTGCTGTATCCTAAGGTTGCAGTAATGGATCCCGAATTGACCGTGAGCGTACCTAAGGACCAGACTGCATACGGGGTATGTGATTTGATCACTCACGTTACCGAGTCCTATCTCAATGGTGTTGATAACACCCCTGTTCAAGATCGTTTGGCAGAAGGCGTCATTCATACGGCTATGGAGTGGGGGCCGAAGGCCATTGCCGATGGTAATGACGTGGAAGCACGTGCACAGGTCATGTGGGCCGCTTCCGTTGCTCTCATTGGTTGGGCTCAGGTGGGGACTGATGCTCCCTATCCTGTTCACATGATGGAACACACTGTCTCCGCTTATCACGATATTACCCACGCAGCAGGTCTGTCTATTATCAACCCGGCATGGATGCGTTTTGCAGTCAAGTCCAACACTGCCAAGTACGTCCAGTTTGCTGAACGCCTCTTCGGCCTTCAGGCCAAGTCCGAAGGCGACCTTGATTGTGCGTTGGAAGGCATCAATCGTTTTGAAGAATTTCTGCGTTCAATTGATTGTCCCACCCGTTTCTCTGAACTGGGCATCACCGATGAACTGTTCGAGACCTACGCTAAGGATACCCTGAAGATTGTGAGCGACGGCAAGGGCAACTTGCCCGGACGTCCTTTCCTTAGTGTCGATGACATGATCGAGATTTTTAGGGCTGCTTTGTAG
- a CDS encoding alpha/beta hydrolase, translating into MKTKTFVTKLARTVLVFLTLVLAGNLAYAEGDMIWDKTFKLSDKVIHEKVSYPNRYGITLSADMYLPKNIDKSKMYPALVIGTPYGGVKEQGAGIYAQTMAERGFVAIAFDESYNGESGGEPRHISSPEIFSEDFSAGVDFLGTRPFVDRNRIGAIGICGSSAFALKAAQVDQRIKAVATASMYDMSRVIRNGWEDSMTNEERTKMLVGLGEQRWIDFENGTPMLPEGFPTVATDSIPEELDPIMSEFWEYYAMPRGHHPRSHGPFTATSNMAFVNFPLMNFIKDVSPRPILFIMGEKAHSRYFTEDAYELAAGPKELVIVPGARHIDLYDRVDMIPFDKLEDFFTKALK; encoded by the coding sequence ATGAAAACCAAAACGTTTGTGACCAAATTGGCAAGAACCGTGCTGGTATTCCTGACTTTGGTGCTGGCTGGTAACCTCGCATACGCGGAGGGTGATATGATCTGGGATAAGACGTTCAAATTGAGCGATAAAGTAATTCACGAAAAGGTTTCGTACCCGAACCGCTACGGAATCACATTGTCTGCAGATATGTATCTGCCCAAGAATATCGATAAGTCCAAGATGTACCCGGCTCTCGTCATCGGTACGCCCTATGGCGGTGTCAAGGAACAGGGCGCAGGTATCTATGCACAGACCATGGCGGAGCGCGGTTTTGTCGCCATCGCCTTTGATGAATCCTATAATGGTGAGAGCGGTGGAGAACCGAGGCATATCTCTTCTCCGGAAATCTTCTCTGAGGATTTTAGCGCGGGAGTTGACTTCTTGGGAACTCGTCCCTTTGTTGATAGGAATCGAATCGGTGCAATCGGTATCTGCGGCAGCAGTGCATTTGCGCTCAAGGCTGCTCAGGTAGACCAGCGGATCAAGGCTGTCGCTACAGCGAGCATGTATGACATGAGCCGAGTAATCCGTAACGGTTGGGAAGATTCCATGACCAACGAGGAACGTACCAAGATGTTGGTGGGACTCGGCGAGCAGCGCTGGATAGATTTTGAAAACGGTACTCCCATGTTGCCCGAAGGTTTCCCGACGGTCGCGACCGACTCTATCCCCGAAGAACTGGACCCCATTATGAGCGAGTTCTGGGAATACTACGCCATGCCTCGCGGCCACCATCCCCGCTCCCATGGTCCGTTCACTGCTACCAGCAACATGGCGTTCGTGAACTTCCCGCTGATGAACTTCATAAAAGATGTTTCGCCTCGTCCGATTCTCTTCATCATGGGTGAGAAGGCTCATTCCCGTTATTTTACCGAAGATGCATATGAGCTTGCAGCAGGTCCCAAGGAACTTGTGATCGTTCCCGGTGCCAGACACATCGATCTGTACGATCGTGTGGATATGATTCCTTTTGACAAGCTGGAAGACTTCTTCACCAAGGCATTGAAGTAG
- a CDS encoding DapH/DapD/GlmU-related protein: protein MDLKRLLNHFDYGHSMQAGSELHGVLVHFSNEAMRITAELNGSYHSAEEVRSLMADLIGKPVDETFTLFPPIYSDFGKNIHIGKNVFINSCCNFQDQGGITIKDGAFIGHKVVFATLNHGYSQETRHCIYPAPIVVGKSAWIGSSATILPGVTIGDNAIVAAGAVVTKDVAPDTIVGGVPAKFIKTVADAEKENMQHEE, encoded by the coding sequence ATGGATCTTAAGCGACTATTGAACCATTTCGACTACGGCCACTCCATGCAGGCAGGTTCAGAGCTTCATGGCGTATTGGTACATTTCAGCAACGAAGCCATGCGAATAACGGCTGAGTTGAATGGTTCATATCATTCGGCGGAAGAAGTTCGGTCGCTCATGGCCGATCTTATCGGCAAGCCTGTGGACGAGACATTCACCTTGTTTCCACCGATCTATTCTGATTTTGGAAAGAACATTCACATTGGCAAAAACGTCTTCATCAACTCCTGCTGTAATTTTCAAGATCAGGGTGGGATTACCATCAAAGACGGTGCTTTCATTGGGCACAAAGTTGTGTTTGCAACCCTTAATCATGGATATTCCCAAGAGACACGCCATTGTATTTATCCTGCACCCATTGTTGTCGGTAAAAGTGCCTGGATTGGCTCAAGTGCCACGATCCTGCCGGGCGTGACGATTGGAGACAACGCTATTGTTGCTGCAGGTGCGGTGGTGACGAAAGATGTAGCTCCGGACACCATTGTTGGTGGGGTTCCTGCGAAATTTATCAAAACAGTCGCAGATGCTGAAAAAGAAAACATGCAACACGAAGAATAA
- a CDS encoding cyclophilin-like fold protein, translating into MPENGTKVELIVGEIVIPATLNNSKPSQALLAKLPYTVKLQRYEHDYCGVMSEPLPYDAVELHSGWRNGDIAFAVSGSYFAILYKDEEISQQFDGMVTMGTLDGDPAIMDTLDAGIDVRIESK; encoded by the coding sequence ATGCCGGAGAATGGAACCAAAGTAGAATTGATCGTCGGTGAAATAGTGATTCCGGCGACCCTAAACAACAGCAAACCTTCTCAGGCACTGCTGGCAAAGTTGCCCTACACGGTAAAATTGCAACGGTATGAACATGATTACTGCGGTGTCATGAGCGAGCCGTTACCCTATGACGCTGTGGAATTGCATAGTGGCTGGAGGAATGGTGACATAGCCTTTGCCGTCAGCGGGAGCTATTTCGCGATTCTCTACAAAGACGAGGAAATCTCCCAGCAGTTCGACGGTATGGTCACCATGGGGACCTTAGATGGCGATCCTGCCATTATGGATACCCTTGACGCCGGCATCGACGTTCGAATCGAGTCGAAATAA
- a CDS encoding cupin domain-containing protein yields MSDIFNGEGIFPKGALNEAYAAYFTGTSYLEMLSMEGVVIGNVTFEPGCRNFWHIHHKGGQILLVTGGRGWYQEEGKSAQALKPGDVVNIPPETKHWHGAAKDSWFAHVAVEVPAEDKSNEWLEPVSDEEYDALG; encoded by the coding sequence ATGAGCGATATATTCAATGGAGAGGGCATTTTCCCTAAGGGAGCCTTGAACGAAGCATATGCAGCCTATTTTACTGGCACCAGCTATCTTGAGATGCTTTCAATGGAAGGCGTAGTCATCGGTAATGTTACCTTTGAACCGGGGTGTCGTAACTTCTGGCACATACACCATAAGGGTGGACAGATCCTTTTAGTGACTGGCGGACGTGGTTGGTATCAGGAAGAAGGGAAGTCCGCACAGGCGCTCAAACCCGGTGATGTGGTCAACATCCCGCCCGAGACCAAGCACTGGCACGGTGCCGCCAAGGATTCCTGGTTCGCGCACGTGGCTGTGGAAGTCCCTGCTGAAGACAAATCCAACGAGTGGTTGGAGCCAGTCTCCGACGAAGAGTACGACGCGCTTGGCTAG
- a CDS encoding carboxymuconolactone decarboxylase family protein, which yields MRRKKSTLLWATLIMAFVFSATTEAGNMNTETTLDPRQRAIVTIAAFTTNGDIERLKPALIEGLEAGLTVNEVKEVLVQMYAYAGFPRSLGGIWTFMSVMDERKVNGIKDEEGKDASPIPVDLDRDTYGERVRADLAGIKEIPTTKAPYQEFSPIIDTFLKEHLFADIFARDILTHQERELATIACLASLGRAEGPLNFHIGAAMNTGLSEGQMNDFIKVLENRVGKEEAKAADGVLYKVLAARK from the coding sequence ATGCGCAGAAAGAAATCTACTCTGCTTTGGGCCACGCTTATTATGGCTTTTGTTTTTTCGGCCACAACGGAGGCTGGTAACATGAATACGGAAACAACTCTCGACCCACGTCAGCGGGCGATCGTTACAATCGCTGCCTTCACCACAAACGGTGACATAGAGCGCCTCAAGCCGGCACTGATCGAAGGGCTGGAAGCCGGACTGACCGTCAACGAAGTGAAGGAAGTTCTGGTTCAGATGTATGCATACGCAGGATTTCCCCGCAGCCTTGGCGGAATCTGGACTTTCATGAGCGTGATGGATGAACGAAAGGTAAACGGAATTAAGGACGAAGAAGGCAAGGATGCTTCGCCAATTCCGGTCGATTTAGATAGGGACACATATGGTGAACGCGTACGAGCAGACCTTGCCGGCATCAAGGAAATCCCGACAACCAAAGCTCCTTACCAGGAGTTTTCGCCTATTATCGACACCTTTCTGAAGGAACATCTCTTCGCTGACATCTTTGCCCGCGACATCCTTACCCATCAGGAGCGAGAGTTGGCGACCATCGCCTGTCTAGCCTCTCTGGGGCGAGCAGAAGGACCGCTCAACTTCCATATAGGTGCCGCAATGAATACTGGCCTGTCAGAAGGGCAGATGAACGACTTCATTAAGGTGCTGGAAAACCGTGTGGGCAAAGAAGAAGCCAAAGCAGCCGATGGCGTACTTTATAAGGTGTTGGCTGCCCGTAAATAA
- a CDS encoding flavodoxin family protein, with protein sequence MSKKILIISASPRKNANSDILCDEFMRGAEEAGHEVEKIRLTERNINYCTGCCSCISKPGTCVQNDDMNEIMAKLLAANVLVLASPVYFRSFNGQMKTFMDRVCPIYPMIHGQEVYFIASAAGGNFPVESTFNTFRVFTDCLDVQEKGTISVTGIWGEGGVRGKSVCNQAYEVGFNV encoded by the coding sequence ATGAGTAAAAAGATACTGATCATTTCGGCAAGCCCTAGAAAAAATGCTAACTCCGACATCCTGTGTGATGAATTCATGCGTGGAGCAGAAGAAGCCGGACATGAAGTGGAAAAGATTCGTTTGACCGAACGAAATATCAACTACTGTACCGGATGCTGCTCCTGCATCAGCAAGCCTGGAACTTGCGTCCAGAATGATGACATGAACGAAATCATGGCAAAGCTACTTGCAGCCAACGTACTCGTTCTGGCCTCACCGGTATACTTCCGCTCTTTCAATGGTCAGATGAAAACCTTCATGGACCGAGTTTGTCCCATCTATCCTATGATTCATGGCCAAGAGGTCTATTTCATAGCTTCGGCGGCTGGCGGCAACTTCCCTGTGGAGAGTACATTTAATACGTTCAGGGTGTTTACAGACTGTCTTGACGTCCAGGAGAAAGGGACCATTTCCGTCACTGGTATTTGGGGCGAAGGCGGCGTCCGGGGGAAAAGTGTTTGTAACCAGGCTTATGAGGTTGGCTTCAACGTATAA
- a CDS encoding cyclophilin-like fold protein encodes MDLYKISKLVTFVFGMVACLALLSFKGETLAAENNRLTLSEMRVEIISQEKQATFQLYDTVAAKEFFNQLPLELDLSNFRDAQWMFYLSEKLNVTADEAYHDGKKGELSYYAPWGDAFILYKDFYAGDEMHRLGVGLTGIDDIAAMSERAVVRKLEAPVEQKEKAMQITINANGSTIVFELNDSQAAKELYAQLPLEIDVEDYGGKEKIFYPPKKLNTSNTPLVQSAHPGTLAYYAPWADVVMFYDSFGSASGLYELGNSIKGSELIRSLSGIIQIEAR; translated from the coding sequence ATGGACCTCTACAAGATTTCAAAGTTGGTGACTTTTGTCTTTGGGATGGTTGCCTGTTTGGCTCTGCTCAGTTTCAAAGGAGAAACTTTGGCTGCAGAAAATAATAGACTGACTCTCTCCGAAATGAGGGTAGAGATTATTTCTCAAGAAAAGCAAGCAACTTTTCAACTCTACGATACTGTTGCCGCAAAAGAATTTTTCAACCAACTTCCCCTTGAACTGGACCTTAGCAACTTTCGGGATGCTCAGTGGATGTTCTATCTGTCGGAAAAGTTGAATGTCACGGCAGATGAGGCTTATCATGATGGCAAAAAAGGGGAATTGAGCTACTACGCGCCGTGGGGTGACGCCTTCATTCTTTACAAGGACTTTTATGCGGGTGATGAAATGCATCGTCTTGGTGTCGGTTTGACCGGTATCGATGACATTGCTGCCATGTCTGAAAGAGCTGTTGTCCGTAAGTTGGAAGCTCCTGTCGAACAAAAGGAAAAAGCCATGCAGATTACGATCAATGCCAATGGAAGTACGATTGTATTCGAACTCAATGACAGTCAGGCAGCCAAAGAGTTGTATGCTCAGTTGCCATTGGAAATTGACGTTGAAGACTACGGCGGAAAAGAGAAGATCTTTTACCCCCCGAAAAAGCTCAACACTTCAAATACCCCGTTGGTCCAATCTGCTCATCCGGGGACTCTCGCGTATTACGCTCCTTGGGCTGATGTGGTCATGTTCTATGACAGCTTTGGTTCCGCTTCAGGGTTGTACGAACTAGGTAACTCCATCAAGGGAAGTGAGTTGATACGTTCCTTAAGTGGCATCATACAGATTGAGGCAAGGTGA
- a CDS encoding MFS transporter, giving the protein MKRFRKNIGFIAATLSMLMAFAASATPIPLYDVYRRSEELSYSDLALTAVVYFIGAITALLIFGRISNHLGRKPVTIITFGLSAVATVLLLDVDGVFPLVAARLLLGLSCGLASSAIAAYVVDSAPPKLSWLSAVIVGNSPMVGLTLGALASGILVEYGPYPRMLCYWLILAEMAVVCLLIVMGKETVERKPGLLASFRPSFSLPHADRRLYPIAACLFVATWALGGFFQAYGPSIAADELGSRSTIMAAIVFASFLLPSAIGGPLSARLSPARAQRIGIVVFTLAVGGVIYAIKMSFIPVFLGMSAIAGAAQGVALTGSIRALLDGITSQERAGVLSLIYATSYTGAAVTSLLAGQLSKFMTLFQVISCYGGLAVVACFITLAFAREPQR; this is encoded by the coding sequence TTGAAACGATTCAGAAAGAATATAGGTTTTATCGCGGCAACACTTTCTATGCTGATGGCCTTTGCCGCTTCAGCTACGCCGATTCCATTATATGATGTTTATCGTCGTTCAGAAGAACTCAGTTACAGTGATCTTGCGTTGACTGCGGTGGTCTATTTTATTGGTGCAATTACGGCGTTGCTCATATTCGGACGCATCTCGAATCATCTCGGAAGAAAACCCGTAACTATCATTACATTTGGACTGTCGGCTGTTGCCACTGTCTTGTTGCTGGATGTTGATGGCGTATTTCCTCTAGTTGCTGCCCGGCTCCTGCTCGGACTGTCCTGCGGACTGGCTTCCAGTGCCATTGCTGCTTATGTGGTCGACAGTGCTCCACCTAAATTGAGTTGGCTTTCCGCCGTGATCGTGGGTAATTCTCCTATGGTGGGCCTGACATTAGGTGCGTTGGCTTCAGGTATTCTTGTCGAATATGGTCCGTATCCTCGGATGCTCTGTTATTGGCTTATTCTAGCTGAAATGGCGGTGGTCTGTCTTCTGATAGTTATGGGAAAGGAAACCGTGGAACGAAAGCCGGGGTTGCTTGCTTCTTTTCGACCGTCCTTTTCGCTTCCTCATGCTGATCGGCGACTGTATCCTATCGCGGCCTGCCTCTTTGTGGCTACATGGGCTCTTGGCGGCTTTTTTCAGGCCTATGGTCCATCCATTGCCGCAGATGAACTTGGTTCACGGAGCACGATAATGGCAGCCATTGTGTTTGCATCGTTCTTGCTTCCTAGCGCAATCGGCGGACCACTTTCTGCGCGCCTTTCTCCTGCCAGGGCACAACGCATCGGGATAGTCGTCTTCACTTTGGCGGTCGGGGGTGTCATCTATGCCATAAAGATGTCTTTTATCCCGGTTTTCCTCGGCATGAGTGCCATCGCCGGTGCTGCCCAAGGCGTAGCACTGACAGGAAGCATCCGTGCCCTCCTTGATGGAATTACTTCTCAGGAACGTGCCGGTGTCTTATCGCTGATTTATGCGACATCATACACGGGTGCAGCGGTTACCAGCTTACTGGCAGGACAGTTGTCCAAGTTCATGACTCTTTTTCAAGTGATCTCGTGCTATGGTGGTTTGGCCGTGGTGGCCTGTTTCATCACGCTTGCCTTTGCTCGTGAACCTCAAAGATGA